The following are encoded together in the Pectobacterium wasabiae CFBP 3304 genome:
- a CDS encoding VOC family protein, with translation MTPIIPGVEVLFVAGFGPIVKSLSASHALYVDTLKLPLKPVAEGSDYLVTDAMDGVKHFALWPLSQASESCFGQGSWPVDLPEPQSWLEFEVADMAQATAALKVQGYALLVENRLEPWGQQVTRFLSPEGMLIGVTYTPWLRD, from the coding sequence ATGACCCCTATTATACCGGGCGTAGAGGTATTGTTTGTGGCAGGTTTCGGGCCGATTGTGAAATCACTATCGGCCAGCCACGCACTCTATGTCGATACGCTGAAGTTACCGCTGAAACCGGTAGCGGAAGGGAGTGACTATCTGGTGACCGATGCGATGGATGGGGTGAAGCATTTCGCCCTGTGGCCGCTGTCACAGGCCAGCGAATCCTGTTTCGGGCAGGGAAGTTGGCCAGTGGATCTTCCTGAACCGCAAAGTTGGTTGGAATTTGAAGTAGCGGATATGGCGCAAGCGACGGCGGCACTGAAAGTGCAGGGCTATGCGCTGCTGGTCGAAAACCGTCTTGAACCTTGGGGACAGCAGGTAACTCGTTTCCTGAGTCCAGAAGGGATGCTGATTGGCGTGACTTATACGCCGTGGCTGCGAGATTGA